Part of the Mycolicibacterium thermoresistibile genome, ACGGCCGTGGCGCCGAGCCGGTTCATCAATCCGACCTCGCTGGCGTACTGCCGGGAGATCACCCGGGACGAGATCGAGGCCGTCATCGATCAGTTCGGCGAAGCCGCCCGGATTGCGGCCGAGGCCGGGTTCGATGCGGTCGAACTGCACTTCGGCCATCTGTACCTGCCGAGTTCGTTTCTCAGCCCGCTGATCAACCGGCGCACCGACGAATACGGAGGTGACATCGACAACCGGTCGAGGTTCGTGCGCCGGATCGCCCGGCGGGTGCGCGAGGTGGTGGGCGACCGGATCGCCGTCATCGCGAAGCTGAACATGGACGACGGGCTGCCCGGCGGCATCTGGATCGACGAGGCCCTGCGGACCGCCCAACTGCTGGACGCCGACGCGACCCTGGACGCTCTCGAATTGACCCAGGGGTCGTCGGTGTTCAAGCCCATGTACCTGTTCCGCGGTGACGTCCCGGTGCGGGAGTTCGCCGAGGTGATGCCGGCGATGATGCGTCCCGGGGTGCGGCTGATGGGCAAGCGGTTCATGGGCAGTTACCCGTATGAGGATCTGTACATGTTGCCGGCCGCCCGGCAGTTCGTGCCGGTGATGCGGCACACCAAGCTGATCCTGCTGGGAGGCATCACCAACCGAGACCATCTCGAAACCGGACTGCGGGAGGGTTTCGACTTCCTGGCGATGGGCCGCGCGTTGTTGCGCGAACCCGACCTCGTCAACAAGATGATCGCCGACGGGAGCGTCCGGAGCCGGTGCAACCACAACAACAAGTGCATGGTGACGGTGTTCGGCCGCACGCACTGCGTGCTCGACCCGGATCAGCGTTACGGGGCGGCGACCCCGATGCGCCCCACCAGATCTGCCACGTCGGCGCAGACCTGAGACCGCGCCCGGTCGCAGATGTCCAGCGCGGGCATCGTCATGAATCCGTGGATGCCGCCGTCGAAGACCCGCACCACGGTCGACACCCCGGCCTGCTGTAACGCCGCGCCGTAGGCCAGGCCCTCGTCCCGGAGCGGATCGTGGCCGGCGACGGCCATGATCGCGGGTGGCAGTCCGTTCAGCTCTGCCCGCAGCGGACATGCGTAGGGGTGGTCGCGGTCAGCGGGATCGGGCACGTACTGATCCCAGTACCACCGCAACGCGGGTCGGGGGTTGTAGTAGCCCGTGCCGAACCGCCGGTAGGACTCGGTATCGAAATCGGCGGCGATCACCGGGTAGAGCAACAGCTGGCCGGCCAGCCGCGGGCCGCTGCGATCCCGGGCCATCAGGGCGGTCACCGCGGCGAGATTCCCCCCGGCGCTGTCGCCGCCGACCAGAATCGCGTCGGCCCGGCCGCCGAGCTCCGCCACGTGCTCGGCAGCCCAGCAGGTGGCGGCGTGGACATCCTCCGCCGCCGCCGGCCAGCGGCCCTCATCGGGGGCCCGGCGGTAGTGCACGGACACCACCACCGCGGGGATGCGGTCGGCCAGGTCGCGGCAGAGTTCATCGTGGCTGTCCAGATCGCAGAACACCCATCCGCCACCGTGCGCGTACACCAGGGTCGGCATCGGTTTGTTCTGGCGGAGGGGGCCGTCCTGGTGGCGGGGATGATAGATCCGCACCGGCACCGGGCCGTCCGGTCCGGTCACGGTGGTATCGGTGATCGAGGCGACCGGGCGGGGCCGGCTCGCGGGGCGGAACCGGGACCGGATGGCCGCGCGGGCCTCTGCCCCGGTCATGGTGTGTACCGGCGGGAAGCCGGAGTCCAACTGCGGTAGCAGCGTGGCGATCTGTGGGTCGAGGCCGCCCTGCGGGGCAGGGCCGACGTGGTCGGTCATGCGAACCGCCGCGTGTCGGCGCGATGTGACCGGGCGGGATGTGACTGGGCCGGATGGGACAGGGCCGAATGGGACAGGGACTGCGCCGTCGGGCCGGGGCGGAGCGGACGCACCTGTTGCAGTGTCGGCACCACCCGTTGCCGGGCGCCCTCCATCGCCCGCCAGATGCCCAGCGCGGCCATCCGGACCGGTGCGACGAGTCGGTGGTCGAAGGCCATCTGATTCATCGGACCGCACACCGAGATCGCCGCGACGGCCTCACCGGGATCCCCGATCGGTGCGGCGACACAACCGATTCCGGGAAGGGATTCCTCGCGGTCGAACGCGACGCCGTGTGCGCGGACCTTCGCCAATTCGGCGCGCAGCCGGGCCGGATCCGAGATCGAGTACTTCGTGTTCCGTGGCAGCGGCCCGGTACCGGACAGCACACCGTCGTCCTCGGCGTAGGCCAGGATGGCCTTGCCCACCGCCGCGCAGTTCGCCGGGCGGCGGCCACCGACGCGGGTCGGGATGGCCGCGGCCAGGCGACTGCCCACCTTCTCCAGATAGACCACATCGGAGCCGTCGAGCACGGCCAGGTGCACCACCAGCCCGGTGGCTGCATGCAGTTCGTGCAGTCGGGGGATCGCCGCCCGGTGCAGCCGATCCTGATGGACCGCGAGCGAGCCCAACTCGACCAGCCGCATGCCGAGCTCGTAATCGCGCCCGTCGCGGCGGAGCCATCGCAGTTGCACCAGCCGCTCGAGCATGCGGTGCGCCGATGACCGGGGCAGGCCGGTGCGGCGCACGACCTGCGCCAGGGTGAGCCGGCCGGGACCGTCGAACGCGTCGAGAACCAGTGAGATGCGATCCAGCACCGCACTCGGTGTCTCGCCGGTGCGCTCGGTCCCGGTTCGCTTGACGGTGGTGTTCGGCGTGGGCTGATCGAGGGTTGCGGTCATGAATGCCTCCGAGAGCGCCGGATGTTTCCATCCGGAATATGACTATTAGTCATATACCTATCACAAATATGTGCCGGTGGCCACACACCGCACAGGGTTGTCACACCGGCCACACCCGTCGCACATGGCGGCCGCCGTATCCAGGCGTCGCGTCAGGTCACGGACGCATCGCGGCCGGGAGATCGCCGACCCACTGATGACCCCAGTAACTGTCCGCGGTGATCTCCTCGGCGGTGTAATAGGTCTCGTCGACCCGCATTCCGGCGGTGCCGAACTCGATGTCCCAGTCGCCGGGGGCCCGGACGTAGAACGACACCATCTTGTCGTTGGTGTGCCGGCCCAGCGTCGACGACAGTTGGTACCCGTCGCGGTTGACCCGGTCCAGGGCCTGGCCGACCGCGTCGAGGGTGTCCACCTCCACCATGAGATGGATCAGACCCGGGTCGCGCAACGTCGACGCCGGGCAGAGTGCCAGACTGTGGTGGCGTTCGTTGATGCCGAGAAACCGCACCCGCACCGGGCCGAACTCCTCCGGCGCCGGCACCCGGAAGGCTCCGCGCGATCTGAAACCCAGTACCTCGGTGTAGAACTCGAAGAGCCCGTCCACGTCGACCGTCGGCAGCACCACATGCCCCAGACCCTGATCGCCGGTGACGAACCTCGCCCCGAACGGGGTCACCACCGGGCTGTGGTCGAGAACCGGGCCGTGAAACACCTCCAAGGCCGTTCCGGCGGGATCGGCGAAGGCCACGACCTCCTCGACTCTGCGGGCGTCGGCCTCGGCGGTGGAGAGTTGCCTGTGGGGCACCCCGGCGGCCGCCAGGGCGCGTTTGACGTCCTCCAACGCCGCATGGTCACGAACTTCCCAGCCGATGGTGACGATCCGGTCGACCTCGCCCGGTTCGACGGTGATCCGTGCGGTGCGTTCGTCCATCCGCAGGTAGAGCGCCTCCGGGTTCGGTCCGGTGCCCTCGGCGAAACCGAGTACCTCGTAGGCGAAGTGGCGCCATCGGTCCATATCGGTGGCCTGGACGATCACATAACCCAGGCTCTTGATGAAACCCATCGTGTCCCTCTCGTGCCGCATCAGATCATCGCCCGCAGCGGACCCTGCGGTTCGACACCCAACGAACTCAGCGCCGAGGCGTGGTAGACGGTTCCGGGGGAGTGGATGGCGTGTGCCTGCGCCACGTGCACGTCACGCCAGAACCGTTGCAGCGGTTGGTCCATCCGGGCAGCGTTTCCGCCGCAGCGCGCGAAGATCTCGTCCACGGCCGACACCGCCCGCCAGACCGCGCGGACCTGGGTGCGGCGACCGGCAGCGCGATCCTCGAAGCTGACCTCCGCTCCGGAGGCGACGATGTCGTAGATGCGGTCGGCGTTGGCCAGCAGCTCCTGGCGGGCGGCGTTGATGTCGGCGGCCGCTTCGCCGATCGCATACATCACGTAGGGGTCGTCCTTGACCGCGACGCCGCTGGAGTTGACCCGCCGCCGCTGGTAATCGAGCGCCGCCGCCAACGCACCCTCGGCGATCCCGATCGTCGCCGAGCTGATGCCCAACGGGAACATCGTCGACCACGGCATGAGGTAGAGCGGCTCGGTCATCCCGGCCTCGCGTTGAGCGGTGCCGTCCATGACCTTCATCCCGTCCATGGTGCGGTAGGCCGGGACGAACGCGTCCTTGACGATGACGTCCTTGGACCCGGTGCCGCGCAGACCCACCACATCCCAGGAGTCCTCGACGATCTCGTAGTCCTTGCGCGGCAGGATCATGTGCAGCATCCGGGGCGGGGTCACCGGGGTGCCGTCGGCGTCGCCGACCATCGCGCCGAGGATGATCCAGTCGCAGTGATCGGTGCCGGAGCTGAACTGCCAGCGGCCGTTGAAGAGGTATCCGCCGTCGACCGGCCGGGCGACGCCCTGCGGCGCGTACGGCGAGGCGATCCAGGTGTCGACGTCCTCCGCCCAGATCTCCTCGGCGACCCGGGGGTCGGCGTAGGCCAGTTGGTAGGGATGCACACCCACCACGCCGTTGATCCAGCCAGCCGACGGATCCAGCGCGGCCGTCGCCATCACGGTCTCGGCGAACTCACGCGGATGCACCTCCAGCCCACCGTGTTTCTTCGGTTGGAGCAGACGGATGCTGCCGAGCTTCTTCATGATCTTGACCGTCTGGTCGGTCAGCTTGCCGATCCGCTCGGCCTCGATACTCTGTTCGCGGAGCTGGTCGGCGAGTTCTGCGATGCCGTCGATCACCCGTTTGGTCATGGTCCGATGGTGGACCGGGCGGATCTGCAGCGGTGCCGGCCATCCCGGTGAGCGGAAGTCAGAACTCGATTCTGACGGAGTCCGAGTTCGGTCGGGTCTGGCACGCCAGGATCAGGCCGTCGGCGACGTCCTGCGGGTCGAGGATGTCCGAGTGGCCCCGGTCCACCTCGCCCTCCAGCACGGTGGCCGCGCACGATCCGCAGTTCCCTTCCCGACAGGAGTACGGCGCGTCCAGACCGCGGGCCAGCATGGTGTCGAGCAGCGTCGCCGTCCGTGGCCACTCGCACACATGGGTTTCGCCGTCGAGGACGACGACGGCCTCGGCGGGTGGACGCTCGTCGGCAATGGTCCCATCGGGTTCACCGACGGGTTCGTCGGTGAACGGGTCGCCGGTGAGCGACCGGAAGACCTCGGTGTGGATTTGGTTGCGCGGAACTCCCGCTTCGGTCAGCGCCGCGGTGACCACCGCCATGAACGGTTCGGGACCGCAGACGAACGACTCGTGGTCGGTGAACAGCCTCGCGAACCGGTACATCTGCGCGGTGGTGGGAAGCCCCTGAACCGACTCCAGCCAGTGCAGCACCGTGAATCGGCCGGCATGACGCGCCGCCAGCTCGCGGAGTTCGCCGGCGAAGATCACCGAACGTTCATCCCGGTTGGCGTAACACAGGATCACCCGGCCGGTCCCGGCCTCCAGGACCGACTTGAGGATCGACATCACCGGGGTGATGCCGCTGCCGGCCGCCCACAGCAGGAAGGCGCCGTCCAGCGAGGCCGGCGTGAACGTGCCCGCCGGCGGCAGCGCCTCGATCGTGGTCCCGGGCTCGGCGTTGTCGCACAACCAGTTGGAGCCGTAGCCACCGTCGGTGCGTTTGACGGTGACCTTCATCGCGTCGTCGGTGTGCGGCGAACTGGCCAGCGAATAGCAGCGAGCCACCGAACCGGTCCGGTCACCGGGGATGCGCAGGGTCAAGAACTGGCCTGGGCGGTATACGAAGCGGGTGCGGTGTTCCTCGGGAACCTCGAACACCAGCGACCGGGCGTCGGGGCTCTCGTCGATGACCGCGGCCACCGTGAGGCGCACGGCGCGCGGGCCGCGGCTGATTTCGGCGTCGACCATGACGCGGGATTGTCGTTCCGGTGATCGTGGCGCCGGGGGGATCAGCCCGATGGCCGGGAGAAAACGGCGGGATGCCCGCTGACCGGGAAACGACGGCGCCGGGGACCCGCCGGATCAATATGTTGCCCGGTGTGACTAGCGCGGCTGCAAGTGATGTCGATGTCGTCGTGGTGGGTGCCGGTTTCGGCGGCCTGTACGCGCTGCACAGATTCCGCAGCGACGGACTGTCGGTACGGGTGTTCGAAGCCGCACCCGAGGTCGGCGGAACCTGGTACTTCAACAGGTATCCGGGAGCCCGCTGCGATGTCGAGAGCCTGGACTACTGCTACTCGTTCTCCGACGAGCTGCAGCAGGAGTGGACCTGGACCGAGAAGTACGCCACCCAGGGCGAGATCCTGCGGTACATCAACTGGGTCGCGGACAAGCTCGACCTGCGCCGGGACATCACGTTCAACACCCGGGTGGTCGCCACGGTGCTCGACGAGGACACCCTGCGCTGGACGGTCGAAACCGACACCGGGGAATCGGTGACCGCACGGTTCGTCGTGCTGGCCACCGGGCCGTTGTCGTCGCCGATCACACCGGACATCCCGGGTCTGGACACCTTCGCCGGCGGCGTCTACCACACCGCGAACTGGCCGCACGAGGACGTCGACTTCACCGGGAAACGGGTGGCGGTGATCGGCACCGGGTCGTCCGGTATCCAGTCGATCCCGATCATCGCCGAGCAGGCCGAGCACCTCTACGTCTTCCAACGCACCCCGAATTACAGCGTGCCGTCGGGGAATCGGCCGTTGAGCGCCGAGGAGATCGCCGAGGCCAAGGCGAACTACGCCGAGCGCCGCCGGATGTCGTGGCGCAGCGGCGGCGGGTCACCGCATGTGCCGCACCCCAAGCTGACCATGGAGGTGAGCCCCGAGGAGCGGCGCGAGGCGTTCGAGAAGCGCTGGCAACTCGGCGGCGTGTTGTTCTCCAAGACGTTCAGCGACCAGATGATCGATCCGGTGGCCAATGAGGAGGCCCGCAAGTTCTACGAGGAGAAGGTGCGGGCGGTCATCGACGATCCGGAGATCGCCGATCTGCTGATACCCGACGACCATCCGATCGGCACCAAGCGAATCTGCACCGACACGAACTACTTTCAGACATTCAACCGTCCCGACGTCACCCTGGTCAGTGTGCGCCGGACGCCGATCCAGAGCATCGATGCCGAGGGCGTCGTCACCTCGGAGCGGCACTACCGGCTGGACGCGATCGTGTTCGCGACCGGCTTCGACGCCATGACCGGGACCGTGGCCAAGATCGACATCGTCGGACGGGGCGGCCGGCGGCTGGTCGAGGACTGGGCGCACGGCCCGCGGACCTACCTGGGGCTCGGCGTGGACGGATTCCCCAACCTGTTTCTCATCTCCGGTCCGGGTGCCCCGGCGGTCCTGGCGAACATGGTGTTGCACGCCGAGGCCAACGTGAACTGGATCGCCGACGCGATCGGCCATCTCGACGAGCACGGGTACAGCGCCATCGAGGCGACGCCGGACGCCGTGGACAACTGGGTCGCCGAATGCAACAAGCGTGCCGAGGCCACCCTGTTCCCGAAGGCCAACTCCTGGTACATGGGTGCCAACGTGCCCGGTAAACCCAGGGTGTTCATGTTGTTCATCGGTGGTTTCGCCACCTATCTCGACATCTGCGCCGAGGTGGCGGACGCGGGATACAAGGGATTCCGCCTGCTCAAGGCCGGTTGAGCAGGCGGGCCCTGGTCACCCGCGGGCCGGATCGGTGAGGAAGGCCAGCACGGTCCGTTCGAACGCGGACTTCGCCTCGATCATCACCCAGTGCCCACAGTTGGGGAACACGTGCAGTTCGGCGCCGGGGATGGTGCGCATCGGGAGCAGCGCCATGTCCAGCGGGCTCACCCGGTCATCGCGGCCCCAGGTCAGCAAGGTCGGCGCCTGCACCTTGTGCATGGTCGCCCACGGCGGCGGCGTGTCGGAATCCCGCATCATCGCCATCATCGCCGCGAACGCGGCCTTGCTGTACATCCGCCGGGCGGCCGCCAATGTCGCCGGATCGGTGGCGGCGGCCCAGCGCTCCTCGATGAGCTCCTCGGTGATCAGCGTCGGGTCGTACACCATCGAGTTGAGCCAGGCGATCAGCCGGTCCCGGGTGGGATCGTCGGTGAACTCCTGGAGCAGGCGGATCCCCTCACTGGGGCCGGGGCTGAAGATGTTGGTGCCGATCCCGCCGATCGTCACCAACCGGTTCACCCGGTCGGGATGGCGCACCGCCAGGCTGACACCGACACCGCCGCCCATCGAGTTGCCGATGATGTCGACCCGGTCCAGCCCCAACGCATCGGCGAAGGCCAGGGCCGCGCCCTGGGCGTCGATCATGGGGTGACCGCCGAAGTCGTCGCTGACCCCGAACCCCGGGAACTCCAGGACGAGGCAACGGAAATGCTCGGCGAACACCCCGAGATTGCCGCGGAAATTGCGCCATCCGGTGACACCCGGCCCGGAGCCGTGCAACAACAACAGCGGTGGCCCGTCACCGGCCTCGTGGTAGCGCAGCACCCCGGCCGGGGTGCGTACCTCGCGCAGCGTCTCCTGGTAATCGAACGTTCGCATCCTGACAAGCCCTTTCTGTGCCGATCCGATTACACCCGGTGAGCCCGGCCGACGGGGCCGCGCCGTCGGCTCAATGGGACAACCGGGCCGCCCGCCGGCCGGCGCGTAAATTTCGCGGCACGGGGCGGTCCGCCGGTGTAATCTCCGGGCGATCGGCACACTCTCCGACTGAGGCGGGATCATGGCGGATTTCGGCGGCAAGATCGAGTTGGACATCCGTGACTCGGAGCCCGACTGGGGACCGTTCGCCGCGCCCACCGCCCCCGAAGGGGCGCCCAACATCCTCTACGTGGTGTGGGATGACGTCGGCATCGGCACCTGGGACTGTTTCGGCGGGCTGGTCGAGATGCCCACCATGAGCCGCATCGCCGAACAGGGCGTGCGGCTGAGCCAGTTCCACACCACCGCGCTGTGCTCACCGACCCGGGCGGCGCTGCTGACCGGCCGCAACCCCACCACGGTGGGGATGGCCACCATCGAGGAGTTCACCGACGGCTTCCCGAACTGCAGCGGCCGCATCCCGGTCGACACCGGGCTGATCTCCGAGGTGCTCGCCGAGCACGGCTGGAACACCTACTGCGTCGGCAAATGGCATCTGACCCCGCTCGAGGAGTCGAACATGGCGGCCACCAAGCGGCATTGGCCGGTGAGCCGTGGATTCGAACGGTTCTACGGATTCCTGGGCGGCGAGACCGATCAGTGGTATCCGGACCTCGTCCACGACAACCATCCGGTGGCTCCGCCGGCCACCCCGGAAGACGGCTACCATCTGTCGAAAGACCTCGCGGACAAGACGATCGAGTTCATCCGCGACGCCAAGGTGATCGCGCCCGACAAGCCGTGGTTCACCTATCTGTGCCCGGGCGCCGGGCACGCCCCGCACCACGCCCCCAGGGACTGGGCGGACCGCTACGCCGGCCGGTTCGACATGGGCTACGAACGCTACCGCGAGGTGGTGCTGGAGAACCAGAAGAAGCTCGGCATCGTGCCGCCCGACACCGAACTCCCGCCGATCAACCCCTACCAGGATGTGAAGGGTCCCCACGGCGAACCCTGGCCGCTGCAGGACACCGTGCGACCCTGGGACAGCCTGTCCGACGCCGAGAAGCGGCTGTTCTGCCGGATGGCCGAGGTGTTCGCGGGCTTTCTGAGCTACACCGATCACCAGATCGGCCGGGTGCTCGACTACCTCGAGGAATCCGATCAGCTCGACAACACCCTGATCGTGGTGCTCTCCGACAACGGGGCCAGCGGCGAGGGCGGCCCCGACGGATCGGTCAACGAGGTCAAGTTCTTCAACGGTTACGTCGACACCGTCGAGGAGAGCATGCGGTTCTACGACCAGCTGGGTGGGCCGCAGACCTACAACCACTATCCGACCGGCTGGGCGATGGCGTTCAACACGCCGTACAAGTTGTTCAAACGCTACGCCTCGCACGAGGGCGGGATCGCCGACCCGGCGATCATCTCCTGGCCCAACGGGATCACCGCGCGGGATGCGGTGTGCGACCGCTACATCAACGTCGTGGACGTCACCCCCACGGTGTACGAGCTGATCGGCCTGACACCACCGGACACCGTGCGCGGCGTCCGACAGCGTCCGTTGGAGGGCGTGAGTTTCCGGGCCGCCCTGGCCGATCCGGACGCCGACACCGGCAAGCGCACCCAGTTCTACAGCATGCTCGGTACCCGCGGGATCTGGAGTGACGGTTGGTTCGCCAACACCGTCCACGCCGCCAGCCCGGCCGGCTGGTCGAACTTCGACGCCGACCGCTGGGAGCTCTACCACCTCGAATCCGACCGCAGCCAGTCCCGTGACCTGGCCGCCGAGCATCCGGAGAAACTCGAAGAGCTCAAACAACTCTGGTTCGACGAGGCGGCGAAGTACAACGGCCTGCCGCTCGGCGATCTCAACCTGTTCGAGACCCTGGGCCGGTGGCGGCCGCACCTGTCGAGGGGACGCACCAGCTACACCTACTACCCGGGCACCGCCGAGGTCGGCCTCGGCGCGGCCGTCGACATCCGCGGGCAGTCGTTCACCGTCCTGGCCGACGTGACCGTCGACGCGGCCGGTGCGCAGGGCGTCATCGTCAAACACGGCGCCGGGCACGGCGGCTATGTGCTGTTCCTGCAGGACGGCCGGCTGCACTTCGTCTACAACTTCATGGGGGAGGAGGAGCAGCGGGTGTCCTCCGCCGATCCGATTCCGGCGGGCCGGCACATCCTCGGCGTCAGCTACCACCGCACCGGCACCGTCGACGGCAGCCACACCCCGCTCGGCGAGGTGGCCCTCTACGTCGACGGCACCGTCGTGGCGACCCGTCCCGACGTGCGGGCCCACCCGGCCAACTTCGGTCTGGCCGGCGGCGGAATCGCGGTGGGCCGCAACACCGGCCAACCGGTCTCCAGCGCCTACCGGGCGCCGTTCGCGTTCACCGGCGGCAGCATCGCCAAGGTCATCGTCGACATCTCCGGGACGCCGTACCGCGACGTCGAGAGGGAAGCCGCGATGGCCTTCGCCAGGGACTGAACCTTCCCGGCCCCGGCGCCTCAGAGAGGACGACTCGAAGACATGAGCGCGCTCACCGACCTCGTCGAGATCCCGGGCGGAACCTTCCGGATGGGCTCGATCCGGTTCTATCCGGAGGAGGCGCCGGTGCACACCGTCACCGTCGCCGATTTCGCGATCGAACGACATCCCGTGACCAACGCACAGTTCGCCGAGTTCGTCGCCGCCACCGGGTACCGCACGGTGGCCGAACAGCCGCTCGATCCGCGGCTGTACCCCGGCGTGGCTGCGGCCGACCTACAGCCCGGCGCACTGGTGTTCACCCCCACCCGCGGCCCGGTCGACCTGCGGGACTGGCGGCAGTGGTGGACCTGGACGCCCGGGGCGTGCTGGCGTCACCCGTTCGGGCCGGAGGGGCCGTCCTGGCAGGACCGTCCGGACCACCCGGTCGTGCAGATCGCCTATCCCGATGCGCAGGCCTACGCCCGGTGGGCCGGACGCCGGCTGCCCACCGAACGGGAATGGGAGTACGCGGCCCGCGCCGGCGCCGACACCGTCTACCCGTGGGGTGACGAGGCCCGCCCCGGCGGCCGGTTGATGGCCAACACCTGGCAGGGCCGGTTCCCGTACCGCAACGACGGCGCCGCGGGCTGGATCGGCACCTCCCCGGTCGGCGCCTTCCCGCCCAACGACTTCGGGTTGTTCGACATGATCGGCAACGTCTGGGAGTGGACCACCACCCGCTTCTCCGGCCACCACCGCCCAGCCGAGGCCGACGAGCCGGTGCGGTCCTGCTGCACGCCGTCCGCACCGGTCGAGCGCCCCGACCCGGCGGTCAGCCAGACCCTCAAAGGTGGGTCCCACCTGTGCGCGCCGGAGTACTGCCACCGCTATCGGGCGTCGGCCCGCTCACCGCAGTCCCAGGACAGCGCCGCCACCCACATCGGTTTCCGCTGTGCCGCGTGAGGCCGCCGAACCCTTTCGGGGAGCGTTACCGGCTCGTAGAATTCCGGGGGACTCGGCTCCGGGGAACCCCGCCGGAGGGGAAACCCAGCCTGTGGGCACTCGGGGCCCGGGGGAGTGTTGAGCGCGAACAGGTCGGGGGGATGTGGGGCGCGAATGGTGTCGATGCGTACTGGTGACGGTTTTCGCAACGTCGTGGTGACCGCGGTGGCGGCGACGACGCCGCTGGCCGCCGATGCCGAGGGGACCTGGGCCGGGCTGCTGGCCGGTGACAGCGGCATCCGCCCGCTGGACCGGCCGTTCGTCACCGATTTCGACTCACCGGTCCGGATCGGCGGCCGCCTGGTGGAGAACTTCGCCGATCAGCTCAGCCGGGTGGAACTGCGCCGGCTCGGCTTCATGCAGCAGATGTCGACGCTGCTGAGCCGGCGGTTGTGGGAGACGGCCGGCAACCCCGACGTCGACACCAAACGGCTGCTGGTCTCCATCGGTCTGGCGCTGGGGTCGACCGAGGAGATCCCGATCCAGCACAACGCCTGGAAGGAACGCGGGATGCGGGCGATCTCGCCGCTGACCGTGCAGATGCACATGCCGAACTCGGCGGCGGCGGCCGTCGGGCTGGACCGGCAGGCCAAGGCGGGTGTCATCTCCCCGGTGATGTCGGACGCCTCCGGTGCGGCCGCCATCACCGAGGCGTGG contains:
- a CDS encoding NADH:flavin oxidoreductase encodes the protein MTHTSLDPFAPAQLGPVRLRNRVIKAATSEGRSPDGLVTDDLVEFHRRFARGGVAMTTVAYCCVSPEAASAPGQIVMADRALPGLRRLTDAVHEAGAAVSAQLGHAGVVAPKKLTGVTAVAPSRFINPTSLAYCREITRDEIEAVIDQFGEAARIAAEAGFDAVELHFGHLYLPSSFLSPLINRRTDEYGGDIDNRSRFVRRIARRVREVVGDRIAVIAKLNMDDGLPGGIWIDEALRTAQLLDADATLDALELTQGSSVFKPMYLFRGDVPVREFAEVMPAMMRPGVRLMGKRFMGSYPYEDLYMLPAARQFVPVMRHTKLILLGGITNRDHLETGLREGFDFLAMGRALLREPDLVNKMIADGSVRSRCNHNNKCMVTVFGRTHCVLDPDQRYGAATPMRPTRSATSAQT
- a CDS encoding alpha/beta hydrolase, whose amino-acid sequence is MTDHVGPAPQGGLDPQIATLLPQLDSGFPPVHTMTGAEARAAIRSRFRPASRPRPVASITDTTVTGPDGPVPVRIYHPRHQDGPLRQNKPMPTLVYAHGGGWVFCDLDSHDELCRDLADRIPAVVVSVHYRRAPDEGRWPAAAEDVHAATCWAAEHVAELGGRADAILVGGDSAGGNLAAVTALMARDRSGPRLAGQLLLYPVIAADFDTESYRRFGTGYYNPRPALRWYWDQYVPDPADRDHPYACPLRAELNGLPPAIMAVAGHDPLRDEGLAYGAALQQAGVSTVVRVFDGGIHGFMTMPALDICDRARSQVCADVADLVGRIGVAAP
- a CDS encoding IclR family transcriptional regulator, whose translation is MTATLDQPTPNTTVKRTGTERTGETPSAVLDRISLVLDAFDGPGRLTLAQVVRRTGLPRSSAHRMLERLVQLRWLRRDGRDYELGMRLVELGSLAVHQDRLHRAAIPRLHELHAATGLVVHLAVLDGSDVVYLEKVGSRLAAAIPTRVGGRRPANCAAVGKAILAYAEDDGVLSGTGPLPRNTKYSISDPARLRAELAKVRAHGVAFDREESLPGIGCVAAPIGDPGEAVAAISVCGPMNQMAFDHRLVAPVRMAALGIWRAMEGARQRVVPTLQQVRPLRPGPTAQSLSHSALSHPAQSHPARSHRADTRRFA
- the bphC gene encoding biphenyl-2,3-diol 1,2-dioxygenase encodes the protein MGFIKSLGYVIVQATDMDRWRHFAYEVLGFAEGTGPNPEALYLRMDERTARITVEPGEVDRIVTIGWEVRDHAALEDVKRALAAAGVPHRQLSTAEADARRVEEVVAFADPAGTALEVFHGPVLDHSPVVTPFGARFVTGDQGLGHVVLPTVDVDGLFEFYTEVLGFRSRGAFRVPAPEEFGPVRVRFLGINERHHSLALCPASTLRDPGLIHLMVEVDTLDAVGQALDRVNRDGYQLSSTLGRHTNDKMVSFYVRAPGDWDIEFGTAGMRVDETYYTAEEITADSYWGHQWVGDLPAAMRP
- a CDS encoding acyl-CoA dehydrogenase family protein, with amino-acid sequence MTKRVIDGIAELADQLREQSIEAERIGKLTDQTVKIMKKLGSIRLLQPKKHGGLEVHPREFAETVMATAALDPSAGWINGVVGVHPYQLAYADPRVAEEIWAEDVDTWIASPYAPQGVARPVDGGYLFNGRWQFSSGTDHCDWIILGAMVGDADGTPVTPPRMLHMILPRKDYEIVEDSWDVVGLRGTGSKDVIVKDAFVPAYRTMDGMKVMDGTAQREAGMTEPLYLMPWSTMFPLGISSATIGIAEGALAAALDYQRRRVNSSGVAVKDDPYVMYAIGEAAADINAARQELLANADRIYDIVASGAEVSFEDRAAGRRTQVRAVWRAVSAVDEIFARCGGNAARMDQPLQRFWRDVHVAQAHAIHSPGTVYHASALSSLGVEPQGPLRAMI
- a CDS encoding ferredoxin--NADP reductase, translating into MVDAEISRGPRAVRLTVAAVIDESPDARSLVFEVPEEHRTRFVYRPGQFLTLRIPGDRTGSVARCYSLASSPHTDDAMKVTVKRTDGGYGSNWLCDNAEPGTTIEALPPAGTFTPASLDGAFLLWAAGSGITPVMSILKSVLEAGTGRVILCYANRDERSVIFAGELRELAARHAGRFTVLHWLESVQGLPTTAQMYRFARLFTDHESFVCGPEPFMAVVTAALTEAGVPRNQIHTEVFRSLTGDPFTDEPVGEPDGTIADERPPAEAVVVLDGETHVCEWPRTATLLDTMLARGLDAPYSCREGNCGSCAATVLEGEVDRGHSDILDPQDVADGLILACQTRPNSDSVRIEF
- a CDS encoding flavin-containing monooxygenase codes for the protein MLPGVTSAAASDVDVVVVGAGFGGLYALHRFRSDGLSVRVFEAAPEVGGTWYFNRYPGARCDVESLDYCYSFSDELQQEWTWTEKYATQGEILRYINWVADKLDLRRDITFNTRVVATVLDEDTLRWTVETDTGESVTARFVVLATGPLSSPITPDIPGLDTFAGGVYHTANWPHEDVDFTGKRVAVIGTGSSGIQSIPIIAEQAEHLYVFQRTPNYSVPSGNRPLSAEEIAEAKANYAERRRMSWRSGGGSPHVPHPKLTMEVSPEERREAFEKRWQLGGVLFSKTFSDQMIDPVANEEARKFYEEKVRAVIDDPEIADLLIPDDHPIGTKRICTDTNYFQTFNRPDVTLVSVRRTPIQSIDAEGVVTSERHYRLDAIVFATGFDAMTGTVAKIDIVGRGGRRLVEDWAHGPRTYLGLGVDGFPNLFLISGPGAPAVLANMVLHAEANVNWIADAIGHLDEHGYSAIEATPDAVDNWVAECNKRAEATLFPKANSWYMGANVPGKPRVFMLFIGGFATYLDICAEVADAGYKGFRLLKAG